A part of Colius striatus isolate bColStr4 chromosome 13, bColStr4.1.hap1, whole genome shotgun sequence genomic DNA contains:
- the LOC104550443 gene encoding G-protein coupled receptor 83 — protein sequence MPRLLLQSYKSQMVGFLEEFDHYSSLAKLISIYQATNRTTFNWTDSRIVEWEKFAELAKYEPESQKPTVKALLIMAYSIIIIMSLFGNMLVCHVVLKNKRMHSATSLFIVNLAVSDIMITLLNTPFTLVRFVNSTWVFGKAMCHVSRFVQYCSLHVSTLTLTAIALDRHQVILNPLKQRMSLTKGALSVSVIWLMATCFSLPHAIYQKLFQYNYREATVRSLCLPDFPEPAELVWKYLDLSTFLLLYLLPLTIITITYTRLAKKLWLRNAIGDITTQQYITHHRNKKKSIKMLMLVVVVFAVCWFPLNCYVVLISSLGIKTKNSLYFALHWFAMSSTCYNPFIYCWLNESFRSELRSLLCMCQKVCEGRAEAVPGPSRREAWLDPAGPGAGSGCTAHTRTANTGL from the exons ATGCCTCGCTTACTGCTTCAGTCATACAAGTCACAGATGGTGGGGTTTCTTGAGGAGTTTGATCATTACTCTTCCTTGGCCAAACTCATCTCCATTTACCAAGCAACCAACAGGACCACCTTCAACTGGACAGACAGCCGCATTGTTGAGTGGGAGAAGTTTGCTGAGCTAGCTAAATACGAGCCTGAATCCCAGAAACCAACAGTGAAAGCTCTCCTGATCATGGCATActccatcatcatcatcatgtCTCTCTTTGGGAACATGCTGGTGTGCCACGTGGTGCTGAAGAACAAAAGGATGCACTCAGCCACCAGCCTTTTCATTGTCAACCTGGCAGTGTCTGACATTATGATCACTCTGCTCAACACGCCTTTTACCCTG GTTCGGTTTGTGAACAGCACGTGGGTGTTTGGGAAGGCCATGTGCCACGTCAGCCGCTTCGTGCAGTACTGCTCCCTCCACGTCTCCACGCTGACGCTCACAGCCATCGCCCTGGACCGGCACCAG GTCATCCTGAACCCGCTGAAGCAGAGGATGTCGCTGACAAAGGGAGCGCTGAGCGTCTctgttatctggctgatggcAACCTGTTTCTCCCTGCCTCATGCCATCTATCAAAAGCTTTTCCAGTATAACTACAG agAAGCCACTGTCCGGAGTTTGTGCCTCCCTGATTTTCCTGAGCCCGCAGAGCTGGTCTGGAAGTATCTGGACCTGTCTACCTTTCTCCTTCTTTACCTCCTGCCTCTGACCATCATCACCATCACCTACACGCGCTTGGCAAAGAAGCTGTGGCTCCGCAATGCCATCGGAGACATCACCACGCAGCAGTACATCACCCACCACAGGAACAAGAAGAAGAGCATCAAGATGCTgatgctggtggtggtggtctTTGCTGTCTGCTGGTTCCCTCTCAACTGCTACGTGGTGCTCATCTCCAGCCTCGGCATCAAGACAAAGAACTCCCTCTATTTCGCCCTGCACTGGTTCGCTATGAGCAGCACCTGCTACAACCCTTTCATCTACTGCTGGCTGAACGAGAGCTTCCGCTCGGAGCTCAGGTCCCTGCTCTGCATGTGCCAGAAGGTGTGTGAGGGCCGGGCCGAGGCGGTGCCAGGGCCGTCCCGCCGCGAGGCCTGGCTGGACCCCGCAGGGCCCGGGGCCGGCAGCGGCTGCACCGCGCACACCCGCACGGCCAACACCGGCCTGTGA